A stretch of the Saprospiraceae bacterium genome encodes the following:
- a CDS encoding HU family DNA-binding protein, whose translation MNKSDLISAIAKEAEVTKAQAGTALDTVLTSIEKSLKKAESVILVGFGTFSTAERKARTGRNPATGKPIKIPKRRVVRFKAGKGLSDAVKK comes from the coding sequence ATGAATAAATCTGATTTGATCAGTGCGATCGCAAAAGAAGCAGAAGTTACTAAAGCACAGGCAGGTACCGCTTTAGATACAGTTCTTACTTCTATCGAAAAAAGTTTGAAAAAAGCTGAAAGTGTAATTTTGGTAGGTTTTGGTACATTCTCTACTGCAGAGCGTAAAGCAAGAACCGGAAGAAATCCTGCTACCGGTAAACCAATCAAAATACCTAAGAGAAGAGTTGTTCGCTTTAAAGCGGGCAAAGGCCTTTCTGATGCTGTAAAGAAGTAA
- a CDS encoding AraC family transcriptional regulator yields MEKKDVLLIKDLASFEKLVNRDQQAYDINMMLLPGTLEDKHKDVDATKGIRALRRQFNLIYILTEGEHDVLLGADYRWLKPNDLVIVPENMVYASKFIRNCKGYCLHFKTEFIQNLLNGPLTEEFPYFHFDAEHIINLNDADTKSIQQAFQDIIREYQSFSYEKDFILRNFLLILLHRIREIYRPYIHKLNEQSSRASRLANKFKHLVEKEFINNRSVQAYASQLAISPKYLCDVVKQTFGKTPRAFINDMLLLEAKVQLGSTDKSVSEIAYALQFEDQSHFSHFIKQQTGLSPLALRQIL; encoded by the coding sequence ATGGAAAAAAAAGACGTCCTATTAATAAAGGATCTTGCCTCTTTTGAAAAATTGGTTAACAGGGACCAACAGGCCTATGATATTAATATGATGCTTTTGCCTGGAACTCTTGAAGATAAGCACAAAGATGTCGATGCAACCAAAGGGATTCGTGCGCTTAGAAGACAATTTAATTTAATCTACATTCTAACCGAAGGAGAACATGATGTATTATTAGGGGCGGACTATCGATGGCTTAAACCAAATGATCTGGTGATCGTTCCGGAAAACATGGTTTATGCCTCCAAATTTATTCGAAATTGTAAAGGGTATTGCTTGCATTTTAAAACAGAATTCATTCAAAATTTATTGAATGGGCCACTGACAGAAGAATTTCCATACTTTCATTTTGATGCCGAACATATAATTAATTTAAATGATGCGGATACTAAAAGTATTCAACAGGCATTTCAGGATATCATTCGCGAATACCAATCCTTTTCCTATGAAAAAGATTTTATACTTCGCAATTTTTTATTAATCTTACTCCATCGAATTCGTGAAATATACCGACCCTATATTCACAAATTAAATGAACAAAGCAGCAGAGCTTCCCGTCTTGCCAATAAATTTAAACATTTGGTAGAAAAGGAATTTATCAACAACCGATCCGTTCAAGCTTATGCTTCGCAACTTGCCATCAGTCCAAAATATTTATGCGATGTAGTTAAACAAACTTTTGGTAAAACGCCGCGTGCTTTTATAAATGACATGCTTTTATTAGAGGCCAAGGTGCAATTAGGATCCACCGATAAATCGGTATCGGAAATCGCTTATGCATTACAATTTGAGGACCAATCCCATTTTAGCCACTTTATAAAGCAACAAACCGGGCTGAGTCCGCTGGCATTGCGTCAGATTCTCTGA
- a CDS encoding cupin domain-containing protein — MGFIYTETYAQAPTETTSHAKAEKVNFSKPTDVRSFPLGKVDLVQVGGATIGRAVFQPGWRWSKSVKPLAKTESCEAPHFQYHIAGTLRIKMDDGTTFDCKPGDVSYLPMGHDAWVVGKQAVVVVDFQGMIDYVKSLK; from the coding sequence ATGGGTTTTATTTATACAGAGACTTATGCTCAAGCGCCAACAGAAACTACCAGTCACGCAAAAGCTGAAAAAGTAAATTTCTCAAAACCAACAGACGTTCGAAGTTTTCCATTAGGAAAAGTTGACCTGGTACAAGTTGGTGGTGCAACCATTGGTCGCGCTGTTTTTCAACCTGGCTGGAGATGGTCTAAATCAGTAAAACCTTTGGCAAAGACTGAAAGTTGTGAAGCTCCTCATTTTCAATATCACATTGCAGGTACTCTGCGCATCAAAATGGATGACGGTACTACATTTGATTGTAAACCAGGTGACGTATCGTATTTACCTATGGGACACGATGCTTGGGTTGTTGGAAAACAAGCTGTGGTTGTTGTAGATTTTCAAGGAATGATAGACTATGTAAAATCTTTAAAATAA
- a CDS encoding DUF4286 family protein yields MIIYNVSVKINPEIQSDWINWMRTHHIPKVLATGCFIKSRMSKLDIQEQDGITYIIQYELLNSDLLNQYMIHYAPALQKEHIDRYANKFVAFRTILDVLEEFYPIERNS; encoded by the coding sequence ATGATCATTTACAATGTATCTGTTAAAATTAATCCAGAGATTCAATCTGATTGGATAAATTGGATGCGAACCCATCACATTCCAAAAGTGTTAGCTACTGGCTGTTTTATTAAATCCAGAATGTCAAAATTGGACATTCAGGAACAAGACGGAATCACTTATATCATTCAATACGAATTGTTAAACTCCGATTTACTAAATCAATACATGATACACTATGCTCCAGCACTTCAAAAGGAGCACATCGATCGCTATGCAAATAAATTTGTAGCTTTTCGAACCATCCTGGATGTTCTTGAAGAATTTTATCCAATCGAACGGAATTCCTGA
- a CDS encoding isoprenylcysteine carboxylmethyltransferase family protein gives MFLKNFIQSNGIPENPMGSLFFRNLIFTILQPGVVCIGIPWLILNNIPELFSKTPSYILIITCGCMLVGASILCYAIYLFATIGHGTLSPLDPTKNLVQTGLYKYSRNPMYVGVMLILLSECLLFQNQQLLNYTLAVFILFNIFIIFVEEPRLVREFGQDYANYCKQVRRWL, from the coding sequence ATGTTCTTGAAGAATTTTATCCAATCGAACGGAATTCCTGAAAATCCAATGGGGTCCCTGTTTTTTAGAAATCTGATCTTTACAATTTTACAACCTGGTGTGGTTTGTATTGGAATTCCCTGGTTGATCCTAAATAATATACCAGAACTATTTTCAAAAACACCCAGTTATATTCTTATAATAACTTGTGGATGCATGCTTGTTGGAGCAAGCATTTTATGCTATGCTATCTATTTATTTGCAACCATAGGGCATGGCACGCTTTCGCCATTAGACCCAACAAAAAACCTGGTTCAAACTGGATTGTATAAATATTCCCGTAATCCCATGTATGTGGGCGTAATGCTGATTCTCCTAAGTGAATGCTTACTATTTCAAAATCAACAGTTATTAAATTATACTTTAGCAGTCTTTATCTTGTTTAATATATTTATCATCTTTGTGGAAGAGCCTCGCCTGGTTCGAGAATTTGGCCAGGACTATGCTAATTATTGTAAACAAGTCCGACGTTGGTTATGA
- a CDS encoding PrsW family intramembrane metalloprotease — MIKISCPQCKSILTFEQAASGSQRFCSSCGLSLIIPIIESQDHATDSETDAEKIQTINESFQNIIEKSSKQAQTILRDLQQIPLKQEIIPIDHSNINLLLKDFIFWAVSFLGIIPLLIITVNQVSTQLTMFALFFAFVWGVIFKKFILNDSGTKRLAVPALFFTGIIGIWLLLFIYRFLPEFYLNLADNSNLIVSLLGYIVQVGICEELIKALPIYIAIKWFRKDLNILSLVTIGVFSGLGFAAFENLHYGETAIGSAYTKTINYGVEGLVSGVQNAMVLVMLRSLSLVFCHAVFSGIVGYFITTAIIRKEKKGALIVIGFATASILHGVYDWLAGLQPTLAALLAGFSFALFYGYLMKLKNSDRQIAF; from the coding sequence ATGATAAAGATAAGCTGTCCACAATGCAAAAGCATTCTAACGTTTGAACAAGCAGCTTCTGGTTCACAACGATTTTGTTCATCTTGCGGACTCTCCTTAATCATTCCGATTATTGAATCCCAAGATCATGCTACAGATTCGGAAACTGATGCAGAAAAAATTCAAACCATCAATGAGTCATTCCAAAACATCATTGAAAAGAGTTCGAAACAAGCTCAAACTATCTTAAGGGATCTACAACAAATTCCATTAAAACAGGAAATTATCCCGATAGATCACAGCAATATCAATTTGTTACTTAAAGATTTTATCTTTTGGGCAGTAAGCTTTTTAGGAATTATTCCTTTGTTGATAATTACTGTCAATCAAGTCTCCACCCAACTGACCATGTTTGCCTTATTTTTTGCTTTTGTATGGGGTGTGATCTTTAAAAAATTTATTTTGAATGATTCCGGAACAAAACGTCTGGCAGTTCCTGCCTTGTTTTTTACGGGCATTATTGGAATTTGGTTATTGCTTTTTATCTACCGATTCCTTCCAGAATTTTATTTAAATCTAGCTGACAATTCCAATTTAATTGTTTCGCTGTTAGGGTATATTGTTCAGGTTGGGATTTGTGAAGAATTAATCAAAGCATTACCAATCTATATAGCCATAAAATGGTTTCGCAAAGATTTGAACATACTTTCTCTGGTTACAATAGGGGTATTTAGTGGGTTGGGATTTGCAGCTTTTGAAAATTTACATTACGGTGAAACAGCCATTGGATCCGCATACACCAAAACAATAAATTACGGAGTTGAAGGCCTGGTTTCGGGAGTTCAAAATGCCATGGTCCTGGTTATGTTGCGATCACTGTCATTGGTTTTTTGCCATGCAGTATTTTCTGGCATTGTGGGCTACTTTATTACTACAGCTATTATCCGCAAAGAAAAAAAGGGTGCACTGATTGTCATTGGATTTGCTACGGCTTCCATTTTACACGGAGTGTATGATTGGCTTGCCGGTTTACAACCTACTTTAGCAGCATTGCTGGCAGGATTTTCGTTTGCATTATTTTATGGGTATCTCATGAAATTAAAAAATTCAGACCGGCAGATTGCGTTCTAA
- a CDS encoding heavy metal translocating P-type ATPase metal-binding domain-containing protein → MQTNRFILENNTQIQTLCYHCGSECPNQSIEIDNHYFCCEGCKTVFQVLNNNQLCDYYAYNSQPGIKQNNSQWAERYAFLDRPEYWDEFISFKEKDQCRVQFYIPQMHCSSCIWLLENLFKLNEGIISNRVNFSTKELFLVFDAKKISLRQLVELLTSIGYEPKLEIQDLKLGLQLPKRNRVLKIGIAGFCFANIMMFSLPEYFNGGELVEQDLAILFRLFIFILSLPVLFFCATEFFSGAWNGLKLKMITIDLPIALALILTFSRSIYEMQIGLSNGYLDSFSGIVFFMLLGRFIQDKSFTSLSFDRNYKSFFPIAVMAMKKSKWISTPIEAIEKNDRILIHNEEIIPVDGLLLNGKASLDYSFVSGESQLSFPNCGERVYAGARQTGEAIEISVIKPVSQSYLTNLWNNEIFKTEKAKTYKEIDLIAQYFTLVVIVLALAAGVYWYTENRPDLMWNAVTTILIVACPCALLLAASFTNGNLLRILSKNKLYLKHPSVLDQLNQIDHLVFDKTGTLTKNGSLKVLYCGTKLSQDQEIRFYSLAKQSTHPLSHSVAQYIQANQTIPVLEFKQIPGKGIEAWIQEHHVILGSADFVKAVDPENEDQSTVHIKEDGNYLGYFSIAQEFRSGLDVLFDKLKSKYKLSMLTGDQPGATTKLLGLFQQKNALHFGLKPIDKLDFISKHQQKQGEKILMVGDGLNDSGALKQSDVGIAVTENRNNFTPASDGILDGSSLQKLADMLLFVRDGKRTIYLIFIYSILYNIIGGYFALNGILSPLIAAILMPISSISILLLSYGITAFLAWHRRLS, encoded by the coding sequence TTGCAAACGAATCGCTTTATTCTGGAAAACAATACACAAATCCAAACCCTTTGCTATCACTGCGGAAGTGAATGCCCAAATCAATCTATTGAAATAGATAACCATTATTTTTGTTGCGAGGGATGCAAAACGGTTTTTCAGGTTTTAAATAATAATCAACTTTGTGACTATTATGCTTACAATTCCCAACCGGGAATTAAGCAAAATAATTCGCAATGGGCTGAGCGGTATGCCTTTTTGGATCGACCAGAATACTGGGATGAATTCATAAGCTTCAAAGAAAAGGACCAATGCAGGGTCCAATTTTACATTCCCCAAATGCATTGCAGTTCGTGCATCTGGTTGTTGGAAAATTTATTTAAACTCAATGAGGGGATCATTAGCAATCGGGTTAATTTTTCCACTAAAGAATTGTTTTTAGTCTTTGACGCCAAAAAAATTAGTTTGCGTCAGCTGGTCGAACTGCTGACTTCCATTGGCTATGAACCAAAACTAGAAATCCAGGATCTTAAATTGGGACTTCAACTTCCAAAAAGAAACCGGGTGCTAAAAATTGGAATCGCTGGATTTTGCTTTGCCAACATTATGATGTTTTCACTACCTGAGTATTTTAATGGTGGGGAATTGGTCGAACAAGATCTCGCAATACTTTTCCGATTGTTTATTTTTATTCTTTCGTTACCTGTCTTGTTTTTTTGCGCTACTGAATTTTTTTCCGGTGCATGGAATGGACTGAAGCTTAAAATGATTACGATTGACCTCCCGATTGCATTAGCATTAATTTTGACATTTTCAAGAAGTATTTATGAAATGCAAATCGGATTAAGCAATGGATATCTCGATAGTTTTTCCGGTATTGTGTTTTTTATGTTATTGGGTCGATTTATTCAGGATAAATCATTTACTTCCTTATCCTTCGACCGTAACTATAAATCATTTTTTCCAATTGCTGTAATGGCAATGAAAAAATCCAAATGGATATCTACACCCATAGAAGCCATTGAAAAAAATGATCGCATCCTCATCCATAATGAGGAAATTATTCCAGTTGATGGTTTATTATTGAATGGCAAGGCTTCCCTCGATTACAGTTTTGTAAGTGGCGAAAGTCAACTAAGTTTTCCAAACTGTGGGGAACGGGTTTATGCAGGTGCACGTCAAACCGGTGAGGCCATTGAAATAAGTGTGATTAAACCTGTTTCACAAAGTTATTTGACCAATCTTTGGAATAATGAAATTTTTAAAACAGAAAAAGCTAAAACATATAAGGAAATTGATCTCATTGCACAATATTTTACATTGGTAGTTATTGTCTTGGCCTTAGCTGCCGGTGTCTATTGGTACACAGAAAATCGACCGGATCTCATGTGGAATGCGGTTACTACGATATTAATAGTTGCTTGTCCCTGTGCGTTATTGTTGGCTGCAAGTTTTACAAATGGAAATTTACTTCGAATTCTTTCCAAAAATAAATTGTACCTAAAGCATCCTTCTGTTTTGGATCAATTGAATCAAATTGATCATCTGGTTTTTGATAAAACAGGTACACTCACTAAAAATGGAAGTCTTAAAGTATTGTATTGTGGAACAAAATTGAGCCAAGATCAGGAAATTCGTTTTTATTCCTTAGCAAAACAATCTACACATCCTTTAAGTCATTCTGTAGCTCAGTATATTCAGGCAAATCAAACAATTCCGGTACTCGAATTTAAACAAATCCCAGGAAAAGGAATTGAAGCATGGATTCAGGAACATCATGTGATTTTGGGCTCCGCTGATTTTGTAAAAGCAGTCGATCCAGAAAATGAAGATCAATCTACAGTCCATATCAAAGAAGATGGAAATTATCTGGGTTATTTTTCCATTGCCCAGGAATTCAGATCAGGTCTTGATGTATTATTTGACAAGTTGAAGTCAAAATACAAACTATCCATGTTAACGGGAGACCAACCCGGAGCAACAACAAAATTGCTTGGCTTATTTCAACAAAAGAATGCCTTGCATTTTGGATTAAAACCCATTGATAAATTGGATTTCATTAGTAAACATCAACAAAAACAGGGTGAAAAAATACTCATGGTTGGCGATGGACTCAATGATTCCGGTGCATTGAAACAAAGTGATGTAGGGATAGCTGTTACAGAAAACCGCAATAATTTTACGCCGGCTAGTGATGGTATTTTAGATGGGTCTTCTTTGCAAAAATTGGCTGATATGCTTCTTTTTGTCAGAGATGGAAAACGTACCATTTACCTGATCTTTATATATTCCATACTTTACAATATAATAGGTGGTTATTTTGCCCTAAATGGAATCCTTTCCCCACTCATTGCAGCTATTTTAATGCCTATCAGTTCGATTTCAATTTTACTGCTTTCCTACGGAATAACTGCTTTTTTAGCCTGGCATCGCAGGCTTTCCTAA
- the ccoS gene encoding cbb3-type cytochrome oxidase assembly protein CcoS yields the protein MSVLIILICVSVCIAGAFLLAFIWSSNDGQFEDLYASAHRILFERKEKIKKEE from the coding sequence ATGAGCGTATTAATAATTTTAATTTGTGTCAGTGTCTGTATTGCCGGTGCTTTTCTATTGGCATTTATATGGAGTTCAAATGACGGACAATTTGAAGATTTATACGCATCAGCCCATCGTATTTTATTTGAACGAAAAGAAAAAATCAAGAAAGAAGAATGA
- the ccoN gene encoding cytochrome-c oxidase, cbb3-type subunit I produces MNAQLETVYYDNKMPRLFAMATILWGAVGMLVGVLIAFQLVFPALNFDLSFTTYGRLRPLHTNAVIFAFVGNGIFTAIYYALPRLLKTSMWSSKLSKIHFWGWQSIIVLAALTLVSGITTGKEYAELEWPVDILITLIWVVFGINMFATILTRRERHLYVAIWFFIASWVTVAMLHIVNSIEIPINLFKSYSWYAGVQDALVQWWYGHNAVAFFLTTPYLGLMYYFLPKAADRPVYSYRLSIVHFWSLIFIYIWAGPHHLLYTALPDWAQSLGTVFSIMLILPSWGGMLNGLFTLRGAWDKVREDPVLKFFVVAVTCYGMSTFEGPMMSLKNVNAISHYSDWTVAHVHIGALGWNGFLTFGMLYWLFPKMYNVKLYSQKLASTHFWIGTLGIILYAIPMYWSAFRTYFMMKTFTPEGQLQYQFMDVVQTVMPFYLLRAVGGTIFLIGVFIMIYNLIKTVRSGKFIETESIEAAPLSKNYQAPKSAFWHSVIERKPVLLLTMSLIVVGIGGLVELVPTFLVKSNVPTISSVKPYTPLELQGRDIYIREGCYNCHSQMIRPFRYEVMRYGDYSKAGEFVYDHPFQWGSKRTGPDLARVGGKYPNSWHFNHMLDPQSVSPGSNMPSYVWLFGNDLNTSTTPSKIHAMRKMGVPYPAGFESTANEDLKKQAEQISNSLRDDKIGIPAEKEIVALIAYLQRLGKDTRVNSKR; encoded by the coding sequence ATGAATGCACAATTAGAAACCGTTTACTATGACAATAAAATGCCAAGACTTTTTGCAATGGCAACCATTTTATGGGGTGCTGTTGGCATGTTGGTAGGAGTCCTGATTGCATTTCAACTTGTATTTCCAGCTCTAAATTTTGATTTATCGTTTACTACATATGGCCGTTTAAGGCCCTTGCATACCAATGCTGTGATTTTTGCATTTGTAGGAAACGGTATTTTCACTGCGATCTATTATGCGTTGCCCAGATTACTGAAAACGTCCATGTGGAGCAGTAAATTAAGCAAAATTCATTTTTGGGGATGGCAATCCATCATTGTATTGGCAGCTTTAACCTTGGTTAGCGGCATCACAACGGGTAAAGAATATGCAGAATTGGAATGGCCGGTTGATATATTAATCACTCTAATCTGGGTGGTCTTTGGTATCAATATGTTTGCTACCATTTTAACCAGAAGAGAACGGCACTTGTACGTTGCGATTTGGTTTTTCATTGCCTCCTGGGTAACTGTGGCTATGCTGCATATTGTCAATTCCATTGAAATCCCAATCAACTTGTTCAAATCTTACTCCTGGTATGCAGGGGTTCAGGATGCTTTGGTTCAATGGTGGTATGGTCACAATGCGGTTGCATTCTTTTTAACTACTCCGTATTTGGGTTTGATGTATTATTTCTTACCAAAAGCTGCTGACCGTCCGGTGTATTCATACCGCTTGAGCATTGTGCATTTTTGGTCTTTAATATTCATTTATATATGGGCAGGTCCGCATCACCTTTTATATACTGCTTTACCTGATTGGGCACAATCGTTGGGAACCGTTTTTTCAATCATGCTGATTTTACCAAGTTGGGGTGGAATGTTGAACGGACTGTTCACTTTAAGGGGAGCCTGGGATAAAGTCCGTGAAGATCCTGTATTGAAATTTTTTGTAGTTGCGGTTACCTGTTATGGTATGTCGACATTTGAAGGTCCGATGATGTCACTAAAAAATGTGAATGCAATTTCACATTACAGTGACTGGACTGTTGCACACGTTCATATAGGTGCCTTAGGATGGAATGGATTTTTAACATTTGGAATGCTGTACTGGTTATTTCCAAAAATGTATAATGTCAAATTGTATTCTCAAAAATTAGCATCCACACACTTTTGGATTGGCACTTTAGGAATTATACTCTACGCAATTCCAATGTATTGGTCTGCTTTCCGGACTTATTTTATGATGAAAACATTTACACCGGAAGGTCAATTGCAATACCAGTTTATGGATGTGGTGCAAACTGTAATGCCTTTTTATTTATTGCGGGCAGTAGGTGGAACCATATTTCTGATAGGTGTATTCATTATGATTTACAATTTAATTAAAACAGTTCGATCCGGAAAATTTATCGAAACTGAATCGATTGAAGCTGCACCATTAAGTAAAAATTACCAGGCACCAAAATCTGCTTTCTGGCACAGTGTCATCGAACGCAAACCCGTATTATTACTAACCATGAGTTTAATCGTAGTCGGTATTGGAGGTTTAGTTGAATTGGTTCCAACATTTTTAGTAAAATCAAATGTACCTACCATTTCAAGTGTAAAACCATACACCCCACTGGAATTGCAAGGTCGTGATATTTACATTCGCGAAGGATGTTATAATTGTCACTCACAAATGATTCGACCCTTCCGATATGAAGTGATGCGATATGGGGATTATTCAAAAGCTGGAGAATTTGTGTATGATCATCCATTTCAATGGGGAAGTAAGCGAACAGGCCCGGATCTCGCACGGGTGGGTGGTAAATATCCTAACAGTTGGCATTTTAATCACATGTTAGATCCTCAATCGGTGTCACCAGGCTCCAACATGCCAAGCTATGTTTGGCTGTTTGGAAACGACTTAAATACGTCCACTACACCGTCTAAAATTCATGCCATGCGCAAAATGGGAGTTCCTTATCCGGCAGGATTTGAATCAACGGCAAATGAGGATTTGAAAAAACAAGCAGAACAAATTTCAAATAGCTTGCGTGATGATAAAATCGGCATACCTGCTGAAAAAGAAATTGTTGCACTCATTGCATACCTGCAAAGATTAGGAAAAGATACACGTGTTAATTCAAAACGATAA